In Aegilops tauschii subsp. strangulata cultivar AL8/78 chromosome 3, Aet v6.0, whole genome shotgun sequence, one genomic interval encodes:
- the LOC109760729 gene encoding uncharacterized protein → MQLDDACCRITDRAGIVGNMLLLSVWSWERLPVGRPKSVRFNPWYEDEDDDLRRPTWAYKWDVVSEMTNDVNLMYQKYIAELDTITPEQVEWQPYGADDRLGYTPEFSINPMCLRDRDLWLMRCPLICNWAVEFHLPHRVYRQFGLFQPHPPEWVDTDKALHRLDRRRQRKIKDWDKHHASYVTRFQLCVEQAHSSARAQLREHNPLAFDNYIRWLLENTRVEICPPAYNEDILEEPVNFEDLSKGKYNRDVRIGQGVPVVPVINYVRTEIKKAADESQSILENTPVGKGNDDGSLRAFLKRQARKLRRLSNLLGCRDPEFDEPSASRSGTPSDPSSHHQGDDVSSPYAYLDDEGAVTQEGHDIDDDMTLADAQLRSPYVFKPSQPRRRYTPNDFDNRGNPKVVVGTSRMASLDHEAEEEVQEEEARPPRKKKIACRRGTRNTRGKH, encoded by the exons ATGCAGCTGGACGATGCGTGTTGCAGGATCACAGATAGGGCAGGCATTGTTGGTAATATGCTTCTACTTTCTGTATGGAGCTGGGAGCGTCTGCCTGTTGGACGCCCGAAGAGCGTCAGGTTTAATCCTTGgtatgaagatgaagatgacgaCTTACGGCgccccacttgggcttacaagtgggatgtggTTTCCGAGATGACGAACGATGTCAATCTCATGTACCAAAAGTACATTGCCGAGTTGGACACGATTACGCCTGAGCAG GTGGAATGGCAGCCATATGGCGCCGATGACAGACTTGGGTACACCCCGGAGTTTTCCATCAACCCGATGTGCTTGCGGGATAGGGATCTCTGGCTTATGcggtgcccactgatatgcaactgggcTGTTGAGTTTCATTTGCCACATCGCGTGTATCGTCAGTTTGGTCTGTTCCAGCCTCACCCGCCGGAATGGGTGGATACGGACAAAGCACTTCATAG GTTGGACAGGAGAAGGCAGCGGAAGATAAAGGACTGGGACAAGCATCATGCTTCGTATGTTACCCGCTTCCAGCTTTGCGTGGAGCAAGCTCATAGCAGTGCACGCGCCCAGCTTCGTGAGCATAACCCACTTGCTTTTGATAACTACATACGATGGCTTCTTGAAAATACTCGAGTTGAGATATGCCCGCCGGCATATAATGAGGATATTCTTGAAGAACCCGTGAACTTTGAGGATCTATCAAAGGGGAAGTACAACAGAGATGTCAGGATTGGGCAAGGAGTCCCTGTTGTTCCGGTGATTAACTATGTG CGCACCGAGATCAAGAAAGCAGCTGATGAGAGCCAGTCTATTCTGGAGAACACACCGGTTGGAAAAGGCAATGATGATGGTTCACTACGAGCATTCCTCAAG CGTCAGGCCAGGAAGTTAAGGCGGTTATCGAATCTTCTCGGTTGCCGTGATCCTGAATTTGATGAACCATCTGCCTCCAGGTCTGGTACACCATCAGACCCCTCATCTCACCATCAGGGGGACGATGTGAGTTCCCCATATGCTTATCTGGATGATGAGGGTGCGGTCACCCAAGAG GGCCATGACATTGATGATGACATGACTTTGGCGGACGCTCAACTTCGGTCCCCATATGTGTTCAAGCCTAGCCAGCCCAGACGCCGGTACACGCCCAACGACTTTGACAACAGAGGCAACCCAAAGGTGGTCGTAGGGACCTCGCGGATGGCTAGCTTGGATCATGAGGCGGAGGAGGAAGTGCAGGAAGAGGAGGCTCGTCCACCCAGGAAGAAGAAGATTGCCTGCAGGCGTGGCACCAGGAACACGCGCGGAAAGCATTAG